A DNA window from Thiothrix subterranea contains the following coding sequences:
- a CDS encoding multidrug effflux MFS transporter codes for MPANLPRFGEFAALIAMLTSLTALAIDAMLPALVTIGRELGVQHDNDAQLILTTLFLGLALGQVFFGPLSDATGRKPLMYVGLGIFMLGSLLSMFAQDFSHMLIGRFLQGVGASAPRVLTMALVRDCYSGRAMARVMSFTMSIFILVPMIAPSLGQGILLVAGWRSIFTLFFVLALSVAVWFWWRMPETLATDKRRAFRFGEFWQGLKEVVSNRISMTYTLTTGIVFGAFLGYLSSAQQILQIQYGLGERFPLYFALLALAIGGASLLNAKLVMRYGMHWISKRALLLFTLLSGAFWFVTYNSAGHPALPLLMAYFMLAFLALGMLFGNLNALAMEPLGHIAGIGASVIGSLSTLIAIPLGTFVGQAYDGTILPLISGFLIFGLAATTALFSQRKPA; via the coding sequence ATGCCAGCCAACCTCCCCCGCTTCGGCGAATTTGCCGCCCTCATCGCCATGCTCACTTCCCTAACCGCGCTGGCGATTGATGCCATGCTGCCTGCGCTCGTCACCATCGGACGCGAACTGGGCGTGCAACACGACAACGACGCGCAATTAATCCTCACCACCTTATTTCTGGGTTTGGCGCTGGGGCAAGTATTTTTCGGCCCCTTATCCGATGCGACCGGGCGTAAGCCGCTAATGTACGTGGGCTTGGGCATCTTTATGCTCGGCAGTTTGCTCTCAATGTTCGCGCAAGACTTTTCGCACATGCTGATCGGGCGCTTCTTGCAAGGGGTCGGCGCATCTGCCCCGCGTGTGTTAACGATGGCACTGGTGCGCGATTGCTATTCCGGGCGTGCAATGGCGCGGGTCATGTCATTCACCATGAGTATTTTTATCCTCGTGCCAATGATTGCGCCATCATTAGGGCAAGGTATTTTGCTTGTAGCAGGCTGGCGCAGTATTTTCACACTGTTTTTTGTGCTGGCGCTTAGTGTGGCGGTATGGTTTTGGTGGCGAATGCCGGAAACCCTAGCCACTGATAAACGCCGCGCTTTCCGTTTTGGTGAATTTTGGCAGGGGCTAAAAGAAGTCGTCAGCAACCGTATCAGCATGACCTACACCCTCACCACCGGCATTGTATTTGGCGCATTTCTCGGCTATTTGAGTTCAGCACAACAAATCCTGCAAATCCAATACGGCTTGGGGGAACGTTTCCCGCTGTATTTTGCGCTGCTGGCGCTGGCGATTGGCGGCGCATCGTTACTGAATGCCAAGCTGGTAATGCGCTACGGAATGCACTGGATTTCAAAGCGGGCATTGCTGCTGTTCACGCTGCTATCAGGCGCATTTTGGTTCGTCACTTACAACAGCGCTGGACACCCCGCATTGCCGCTGTTGATGGCGTATTTCATGCTGGCATTTTTGGCATTAGGCATGTTATTCGGCAATCTCAACGCGCTGGCGATGGAACCGTTGGGGCATATTGCCGGAATTGGCGCATCGGTCATCGGCTCGCTATCCACCCTGATCGCGATTCCGCTAGGAACGTTTGTCGGGCAAGCCTACGATGGCACAATATTACCCCTGATCAGCGGCTTCTTGATTTTCGGCTTAGCCGCCACCACCGCTCTATTTTCACAGCGAAAACCAGCATGA
- a CDS encoding TIR domain-containing protein has protein sequence MNDIFLSYSTKDRDRLKPLFQALAQQGWSVFWDHQSIHTGENWHRKIEEAINNSRCVVVVWSKHSIHSEWVLEEASRGKARDVLLPIRIDAIEPPFGFGMRQAGDFTGWNGKGDHPAFIELAAQIYGLLGRGSQPLPPPPKSRQGVVLAGVTAVAVAGGGIYLQQNGYFTGENGAAIEQSVASVAELKVVPAPVATFDGEKVYKGLCFSCHDTGVAGSPKLGDKAAWSPRIATGNDALYASSLNGKGAMPAKGGNSALSDEEVKAAVDWMVSQAK, from the coding sequence ATGAACGATATTTTTCTCAGCTATTCCACCAAAGACCGTGACCGTTTAAAGCCGTTGTTTCAAGCATTGGCACAGCAGGGCTGGTCGGTGTTTTGGGATCATCAGTCTATCCACACTGGCGAAAACTGGCATCGCAAGATTGAAGAGGCGATTAATAATAGCCGTTGTGTGGTGGTGGTGTGGTCAAAGCATTCAATACACTCAGAATGGGTGTTGGAAGAAGCCAGCCGGGGCAAAGCCCGTGACGTGTTGTTGCCGATTAGAATTGATGCGATTGAACCACCGTTTGGTTTTGGAATGCGCCAAGCGGGTGATTTCACTGGCTGGAATGGCAAAGGTGATCATCCCGCTTTTATTGAATTGGCGGCGCAGATTTACGGCTTGTTAGGGCGTGGTTCTCAGCCACTTCCGCCGCCACCGAAATCTAGGCAGGGTGTGGTGTTAGCGGGCGTGACTGCTGTGGCGGTGGCAGGTGGGGGTATCTATTTGCAGCAGAATGGCTATTTTACTGGGGAAAATGGGGCGGCGATTGAGCAATCCGTTGCGTCTGTTGCCGAACTCAAGGTTGTGCCTGCACCGGTTGCTACATTTGACGGTGAAAAAGTTTACAAAGGTCTGTGCTTCAGTTGCCATGACACGGGCGTTGCTGGCTCACCTAAGTTAGGTGATAAAGCTGCATGGTCACCACGTATCGCTACTGGTAATGATGCACTGTATGCTTCTTCCCTCAATGGTAAAGGTGCAATGCCAGCAAAAGGTGGCAATTCAGCACTGTCTGATGAAGAAGTTAAAGCAGCGGTTGACTGGATGGTTAGTCAAGCCAAGTAA
- a CDS encoding AAA family ATPase encodes MKLPYGESNFKKVITQGYTYIDKTAYIARLEETGSHIILLRPRRFGKSLFLSALWHYYDVHYRDEFDTLFSQLYIGQHPTPLKSSYQVLFMEFSGIGVEGGRGQIYQEFDRKIAHALQKFLTRYGYPENTLAGVEREPSPQTKMEYFFRITAGQKILLLIDEYDHFANTILSQDLKLFQDVVGRGGFVRSFYETIKTATLTGTVDRLFITGVTPLMLDSMTSGFNIGENISLHEDFNSAVGFTPTEVASLLQPLTKLCQLDDEALLADVRRWYNGYRFNAQAEETVYNPNMVLYFLKNFRVKDCSYPEQMLDENIASDYGKIMGMFSIGNRDTNFAVLDDIINIGEVTAPQRRKFEFEKGFDRDDFISLLAYMGFVSLQRKTLSGDVFSIPNHAIQELYFHYFKVELERRNQICIPSNTLLQAVEALALHDDIQPLATEMQRVMQVLSNRDFSNMDEKHVKTLALTLLYQSSVYFIQSEREMNHKYPDILLLERSPYVVNYQHLIELKYAKRGDGEKGWEAKRQEGIKQVQGYLQLPEVAALPKLSAWVLLANGERVDAIKVS; translated from the coding sequence ATGAAACTCCCCTACGGTGAAAGCAACTTCAAAAAGGTGATAACTCAAGGCTACACCTACATCGACAAGACGGCTTATATCGCACGTTTGGAAGAAACAGGCAGCCACATTATTCTGCTACGCCCGCGCCGTTTTGGGAAAAGTTTGTTCCTGTCTGCTTTGTGGCACTATTACGACGTGCATTACCGTGATGAATTTGACACGCTGTTTAGCCAGTTATACATCGGGCAGCACCCCACCCCGCTCAAAAGTAGCTACCAAGTGCTGTTCATGGAGTTCAGCGGAATCGGTGTCGAAGGTGGGCGCGGGCAAATTTACCAAGAGTTTGACCGCAAAATCGCCCATGCCCTGCAAAAATTCCTCACCCGCTATGGCTACCCTGAGAATACCTTGGCTGGGGTGGAACGCGAACCCTCGCCCCAAACAAAAATGGAGTATTTTTTCAGGATCACGGCGGGGCAAAAAATCCTACTGCTGATTGATGAATACGACCACTTTGCCAACACTATTTTGTCGCAAGACCTTAAGCTATTTCAGGACGTGGTTGGCAGGGGTGGTTTCGTGCGCAGTTTTTACGAAACCATCAAAACCGCCACGCTGACGGGCACGGTAGACCGCTTGTTCATCACGGGTGTGACCCCGCTGATGCTTGACAGCATGACTAGCGGTTTTAACATTGGTGAAAACATCTCCCTACATGAAGATTTCAATAGTGCCGTAGGCTTCACCCCAACCGAAGTAGCCAGCCTGCTACAGCCCCTTACGAAGCTTTGCCAGCTTGATGACGAAGCACTGCTGGCGGATGTGCGGCGTTGGTACAATGGCTACCGTTTCAATGCACAAGCGGAAGAAACCGTTTACAACCCCAATATGGTGCTGTATTTCCTGAAAAATTTTCGAGTTAAGGATTGCAGCTATCCCGAACAAATGCTGGATGAAAATATCGCCTCGGATTATGGCAAAATTATGGGGATGTTCAGCATCGGCAACCGTGACACCAATTTTGCTGTTTTGGACGACATTATCAACATAGGCGAAGTGACCGCGCCGCAACGACGCAAATTTGAGTTTGAAAAGGGCTTTGATCGTGATGATTTCATCAGCTTGCTGGCCTACATGGGATTTGTGTCATTACAACGAAAAACCCTGTCTGGTGATGTGTTCAGCATTCCCAACCACGCCATTCAGGAGTTGTACTTCCACTATTTCAAGGTCGAGTTGGAACGCCGTAACCAAATCTGCATTCCCAGCAATACTTTGTTGCAAGCGGTAGAAGCCTTGGCATTGCATGATGACATCCAACCGCTGGCAACGGAAATGCAGCGGGTCATGCAAGTACTGTCCAACCGTGATTTCAGCAATATGGACGAAAAGCACGTTAAAACCTTGGCATTGACCTTGTTGTACCAATCTTCGGTGTATTTTATCCAGAGCGAGCGGGAAATGAACCACAAGTATCCCGACATTCTGTTATTGGAGCGTAGCCCTTATGTGGTCAACTATCAGCACCTGATCGAGTTAAAATATGCCAAACGGGGTGATGGTGAAAAAGGTTGGGAAGCCAAACGGCAGGAGGGTATCAAACAAGTACAGGGCTATTTACAGTTACCAGAAGTTGCCGCTTTGCCCAAACTCAGCGCATGGGTGCTACTGGCAAATGGGGAGCGTGTCGATGCCATAAAGGTATCATGA
- the recG gene encoding ATP-dependent DNA helicase RecG: MTEAAEPDFLQQPVTALRGVGDAVAEKLVRLGILRVADLLFHLPLRYQDRTRIYPIASLKVGQEVLVEGEIEYAEVVQRGRTMLLCYLNDGSGTLILRFFHFTSAQKYSLRKGVLLRCFGEVRQSGMKLEMAHPECHYLKADEHEPIANTLTPTYPTTEGLQQRSLRRLIDLALEHVEELPDLLPESVVKQHRFPPLAQCVRMLHTPQGNPSPTLPLSREGVRDAALSSSSPDKGRPGGVSFNLEIFSRRLIFEELLAHQLGVQQARHELKQVQAHTMPETNHYWQQLLRTLPFAPTDAQNRVIAEITTDLQQTVPMNRLVQGDVGSGKTLVAVAAALHAIANGFQVALMAPTELLAEQHYQNLVRWLEPLGVETVYISGNQTPRQRRRKVENLLLGIGHIAVGTHALFQRTVEFLQLGLIIIDEQHRFGVHQRMALREKGKQGDHYPHQLVMTATPIPRTLAMTAYGDLDYSVIDELPPGRTPITTVALNNERRDEVIERISAACREGRQVYWVCTLIEESEALQCEAAEVTAAMLHERLPHVAVGLVHGRLHGSEKESIMRQFKLGEIQLLVATTVIEVGVDVPNASLMVIENAERMGLSQLHQLRGRVGRGSVASSCVLLYQHPLGKTARKRLDAMRTTTDGFMIADIDLELRGPGEVLGTRQTGDVRLRIASLLRDQHLLPAVQTAAREVVAHYPERVEALTQRWLQQPDGETATQFFQS, translated from the coding sequence ATGACTGAAGCAGCCGAACCCGATTTTTTACAGCAACCTGTGACCGCCTTGCGTGGGGTGGGTGATGCGGTGGCGGAAAAATTGGTACGGCTAGGCATTTTGCGTGTGGCAGATTTGCTGTTTCATTTGCCGCTGCGCTATCAGGATCGCACCCGCATTTACCCCATCGCCAGCCTCAAAGTCGGGCAGGAGGTGCTGGTTGAAGGTGAAATCGAATACGCCGAAGTGGTGCAACGCGGGCGCACCATGTTGCTGTGCTACCTCAACGATGGCAGCGGCACCTTAATCTTACGCTTTTTCCACTTCACCTCCGCCCAGAAATACAGCTTGCGTAAAGGCGTGTTGCTGCGCTGTTTTGGTGAAGTGCGCCAATCCGGGATGAAGCTGGAAATGGCACACCCCGAATGCCATTACCTCAAAGCCGATGAACACGAACCGATTGCGAACACACTGACGCCGACTTACCCCACGACTGAAGGTTTGCAGCAACGTAGCCTACGCCGCTTGATTGATTTGGCGTTGGAACATGTGGAGGAATTGCCCGATTTATTGCCGGAAAGCGTGGTTAAGCAACACCGTTTTCCGCCGTTGGCGCAATGTGTGCGGATGTTGCATACACCGCAGGGAAACCCCTCCCCAACCCTCCCCTTATCAAGGGAGGGAGTAAGAGATGCCGCGCTTTCTTCCTCCTCCCCTGATAAGGGGAGGCCGGGAGGGGTTTCTTTTAATCTTGAGATATTTTCCCGTCGCTTGATTTTCGAGGAATTGCTTGCGCATCAACTCGGTGTGCAACAAGCGCGGCACGAACTCAAGCAAGTGCAAGCGCACACCATGCCAGAAACCAACCACTACTGGCAGCAATTGCTGCGTACCTTGCCGTTTGCTCCGACGGACGCACAAAATCGCGTGATTGCGGAAATTACCACCGATTTGCAACAAACAGTGCCGATGAATCGCTTGGTGCAAGGCGATGTCGGTTCGGGCAAAACGCTGGTTGCCGTTGCCGCAGCGTTACACGCGATTGCCAATGGTTTCCAAGTCGCGCTCATGGCTCCCACCGAATTGCTGGCGGAACAGCATTACCAAAACCTTGTGCGCTGGCTCGAACCGTTGGGGGTGGAAACCGTGTACATTTCCGGCAATCAAACCCCACGCCAACGCCGCCGCAAGGTGGAAAATTTGCTGCTGGGCATCGGGCATATCGCGGTCGGCACACACGCTTTGTTCCAGCGCACGGTGGAATTCCTGCAACTGGGGCTGATCATTATCGACGAACAGCACCGTTTTGGCGTGCATCAGCGCATGGCCTTGCGCGAAAAAGGCAAGCAAGGCGACCATTACCCGCACCAGTTGGTGATGACGGCGACACCGATTCCGCGCACCTTGGCAATGACCGCTTACGGCGATCTGGATTATTCGGTGATTGATGAATTACCGCCAGGGCGCACGCCGATCACCACCGTAGCCCTGAATAATGAGCGCCGCGATGAAGTGATTGAGCGTATTTCCGCCGCGTGCCGCGAAGGTCGGCAGGTGTATTGGGTTTGCACGCTGATCGAAGAGTCGGAAGCCTTGCAATGTGAAGCGGCGGAAGTCACTGCGGCGATGTTGCACGAACGTTTGCCACACGTTGCGGTGGGGCTGGTACATGGGCGGCTGCACGGTTCGGAAAAGGAGAGCATCATGCGTCAGTTCAAATTGGGGGAAATCCAGCTTTTGGTGGCAACGACGGTGATTGAGGTGGGGGTGGATGTGCCGAATGCGTCCTTGATGGTGATCGAAAATGCCGAGCGTATGGGTTTGTCGCAATTGCATCAGTTGCGTGGACGGGTTGGGCGCGGCAGTGTGGCGAGTAGTTGCGTGCTGCTTTACCAGCATCCGCTGGGCAAAACGGCGCGGAAACGGCTGGATGCGATGCGCACTACTACCGATGGTTTCATGATTGCGGATATTGATTTGGAATTGCGCGGCCCCGGCGAGGTGTTGGGAACGCGCCAGACGGGGGATGTGCGGCTGCGGATTGCGAGTTTGCTGCGCGATCAGCATTTGCTGCCAGCGGTGCAAACAGCCGCGCGAGAGGTGGTGGCGCATTACCCAGAGCGGGTGGAAGCGTTGACGCAACGTTGGTTGCAGCAGCCGGATGGGGAAACGGCTACGCAGTTTTTCCAGAGTTGA
- the aceK gene encoding bifunctional isocitrate dehydrogenase kinase/phosphatase — protein MAEQALQINSLARGIATTILQGFNRHFDIFQQITAGARQRFEEADWKAVQLASRERIVLYDWRVKETVSMVQELYEIKTVNLSLWREVKHCYMRLLLDHQQPELAETFYTSVFCRQFPREHYTNEFIFVRSSISTEYIDSQETSYLCYYPGKIGLRESLARILQNAGFELPFENLERDVRNIFRAIVKHYRGKSARKAQLNFQLSVIRHPFFRNKAAYLVGRMINGREDIPFALPILNNENGGLYIDALLLGEKQLSVVFSYSQAYFMMEHQVPSAVVSFLQHLLPRRDTSELYSAIGLHKQGKSAFYRDFLHHLRHSSDEMIVAPGIRGMVMMVFTLPSYPYVFKIIKDKFAPQKEFTRQQVEDKYQLVKRHDRVGRMADMLEYSNVVLPIERFVPELLQELQETCASSISFDGDNIIFRHIYLERRMIPLNIFIETADDETLERVIDDYGNAIKQLAGANIFPGDFLYKNFGVTQLGRVVFYDYDEITYMTECNFRRIPPPRFPEDEFRSEPWYSVEPNDVFPEEFGTFLLSTPKIRKFFLKYHRNLLDARYWQDKKDKINNGQYEDVFPYPEALRFKR, from the coding sequence ATGGCAGAACAGGCTTTGCAGATCAATTCTCTTGCACGCGGCATTGCCACCACCATCCTGCAAGGCTTTAACCGGCACTTTGATATTTTCCAGCAAATCACCGCTGGTGCACGGCAGCGTTTTGAAGAAGCCGATTGGAAAGCGGTACAACTCGCCTCCCGCGAACGCATTGTGTTGTACGATTGGCGCGTTAAAGAAACCGTGTCAATGGTGCAAGAACTCTACGAAATCAAAACCGTGAATCTGTCGCTGTGGCGTGAAGTAAAACATTGCTACATGCGCTTGCTATTGGATCACCAACAACCCGAATTAGCCGAAACCTTTTATACCTCGGTATTCTGCCGCCAATTTCCGCGTGAGCATTACACCAACGAATTTATTTTCGTGCGCAGTTCCATTTCGACCGAATACATTGATTCACAAGAAACCAGCTACCTGTGTTATTACCCCGGCAAAATTGGTTTGCGCGAATCCCTAGCGCGTATTCTGCAAAATGCGGGATTTGAATTGCCATTTGAAAATCTGGAGCGCGATGTTCGCAATATTTTCCGCGCCATTGTCAAACACTACCGAGGCAAATCCGCCCGTAAAGCGCAATTGAATTTCCAACTCTCGGTGATTCGCCACCCGTTTTTCCGCAATAAAGCCGCGTATTTGGTGGGGCGCATGATCAATGGGCGCGAAGACATTCCGTTCGCACTGCCGATTCTCAATAATGAAAACGGTGGCTTGTACATTGACGCGCTATTGCTGGGGGAAAAGCAGCTTTCGGTGGTTTTCAGCTATTCACAAGCGTATTTCATGATGGAACACCAAGTGCCTTCCGCCGTGGTGTCGTTTTTGCAGCATTTATTACCGCGCCGTGATACGTCAGAACTGTATTCGGCGATTGGCTTGCACAAGCAAGGCAAATCCGCGTTTTACCGCGATTTCTTGCACCATTTGAGGCATTCCAGCGATGAAATGATCGTCGCACCGGGGATACGCGGCATGGTCATGATGGTATTCACCCTGCCCTCTTACCCTTATGTATTCAAAATCATCAAAGACAAATTCGCACCGCAAAAAGAATTCACCCGCCAACAAGTCGAAGACAAATACCAGTTGGTAAAACGCCATGACCGCGTGGGGCGCATGGCAGACATGCTGGAATATTCCAACGTGGTGCTGCCAATCGAACGTTTCGTGCCAGAACTGTTGCAAGAGTTACAAGAAACCTGTGCCAGCAGCATTAGCTTTGACGGCGATAATATTATCTTCCGGCACATTTATTTAGAACGGCGCATGATTCCGTTGAATATCTTCATCGAAACCGCCGATGATGAAACGCTGGAACGGGTGATAGACGACTACGGCAATGCCATTAAACAACTAGCGGGCGCGAATATTTTCCCTGGCGATTTCCTTTATAAAAACTTTGGGGTCACGCAATTGGGACGGGTGGTGTTTTACGATTACGATGAAATCACTTACATGACAGAATGTAATTTCCGCCGGATTCCGCCGCCGCGTTTTCCTGAAGACGAATTCCGTTCCGAACCTTGGTATTCGGTCGAGCCTAACGATGTATTCCCAGAAGAATTCGGCACATTTTTGCTGTCTACACCCAAAATTCGTAAGTTTTTCCTTAAATACCACCGCAATTTGTTGGATGCACGTTATTGGCAAGACAAAAAAGACAAGATCAATAACGGGCAATACGAAGATGTGTTCCCCTACCCTGAGGCATTGCGCTTCAAGCGATAG
- a CDS encoding NADP-dependent isocitrate dehydrogenase yields MNNETPKVIYTLTDEAPLLATCSLLPIIRTFASGAGIEITKSDLSLPARTLVEFADYLTAAQQVSDDLGILAQLTQEPDSNIVKLPNISASVPQLVATVKELQAAGYPLPDYPEDPQTEDEKTILRRYSKVLGSAVNPVLREGNSDRRVPAAVKRYAQTFPHEMKEWSQASRTHVSHMQHGDFYSSEKCLTLDRACDVSMDLVTNSGKTIVLKPKVSLLEGEIIDSMFMSKKALCEFYEKQIEDAKETGVMFSLHVKATMMKVSHPIVFGHCVKIFYKELFEKHAQLFKELGVNPNNGMSSVYEKIATLPTSLREEIERDIHACYEHRPELAMVDSAKGISNLHSPNHVIVDASMPAMIRNGGKMYGPAGKLKDTKAVMPESTFARIYQEIINFCKTHGSFDPRTLGTVPNVGLMAQKAEEYGSHDKTFEIPEDGVARIVDDQGNVLIEQNVEAGDIWRMCQTKDLPIRDWVGLAVRRARESQLPAVFWLDEYRPHEYELIKKVKLYLKDHDLTGVDISIMSPLRGMRFSLERIIRGKNTISVTGNILRDYLTDLFPIMEVGTSAKMLSVVPLMKGGGLYETGAGGTAPVLVKQLLEENHLSWDSLGEFLALTVSFEQVARQYGSNKAKVLSVTLDEAIGNVLLSDKSPKPRTGELDTRGNHFYLAMYWAQALAKQTEEPEMAEHFGKLAQVLTENEENIITEIRNVQGQPVDIGGHFFADSAKTKAVMRPSATFTNAIMAARMPGFSAAELDVPH; encoded by the coding sequence ATGAATAATGAAACACCAAAGGTCATTTACACACTGACGGATGAAGCGCCACTGCTGGCGACTTGTTCTTTGCTACCGATTATCCGCACCTTTGCATCAGGCGCAGGCATTGAAATTACCAAAAGTGATCTGTCACTGCCTGCACGTACCCTTGTCGAGTTCGCTGACTATCTGACCGCAGCACAACAGGTATCTGACGATCTGGGGATACTGGCGCAACTGACGCAAGAACCGGATAGCAACATTGTCAAGTTGCCTAATATCAGCGCATCTGTCCCGCAACTGGTCGCGACGGTCAAAGAACTGCAAGCCGCAGGCTACCCACTGCCGGATTACCCCGAAGACCCGCAAACCGAAGACGAAAAAACCATTCTGCGCCGTTACTCCAAAGTGCTGGGCAGTGCAGTCAACCCTGTGCTGCGTGAAGGTAACTCGGATCGGCGCGTACCTGCGGCGGTCAAGCGTTACGCACAAACGTTTCCGCATGAAATGAAGGAATGGAGTCAGGCTTCACGCACCCACGTTTCGCACATGCAACACGGCGACTTTTACAGCAGTGAAAAATGCCTGACGCTGGATCGTGCCTGCGATGTCAGCATGGATTTGGTGACGAACAGCGGCAAAACCATCGTGCTCAAGCCGAAAGTGTCATTGCTGGAAGGCGAAATCATCGACAGCATGTTCATGAGCAAAAAAGCCCTGTGCGAGTTCTACGAAAAGCAGATTGAGGACGCAAAGGAAACCGGCGTGATGTTCTCGCTGCACGTGAAAGCTACCATGATGAAAGTTTCGCACCCGATTGTATTCGGTCATTGCGTCAAGATTTTCTATAAAGAGCTATTTGAAAAACACGCTCAGTTGTTCAAGGAATTGGGTGTCAACCCCAACAACGGCATGAGCAGTGTGTATGAAAAAATTGCCACGCTGCCGACCTCGTTGCGTGAAGAAATTGAGCGGGATATTCATGCCTGTTACGAACACCGCCCGGAACTGGCGATGGTGGATTCAGCCAAAGGCATTTCCAACCTGCATTCCCCGAACCATGTCATCGTGGATGCCTCGATGCCTGCGATGATCCGCAATGGCGGCAAAATGTATGGTCCAGCGGGTAAGTTGAAAGATACCAAGGCGGTGATGCCGGAAAGCACCTTTGCGCGGATTTATCAGGAAATTATTAATTTCTGTAAAACCCACGGTTCTTTCGACCCGCGCACCTTGGGCACTGTGCCGAACGTTGGTCTGATGGCGCAAAAAGCCGAAGAATACGGTTCGCACGACAAGACGTTTGAAATTCCTGAAGATGGCGTGGCGCGTATTGTCGACGATCAAGGCAATGTCCTGATTGAGCAAAACGTGGAAGCGGGCGACATCTGGCGTATGTGTCAGACTAAAGACTTGCCGATTCGTGACTGGGTGGGTCTGGCGGTCAGACGGGCGCGTGAATCCCAATTGCCAGCGGTGTTTTGGCTGGATGAGTATCGTCCGCATGAATATGAACTGATCAAGAAGGTGAAACTGTACCTGAAGGATCACGACCTGACGGGCGTTGATATTTCTATTATGTCACCCCTGCGCGGGATGCGTTTCAGTCTGGAACGGATTATTCGTGGCAAGAACACGATTTCTGTGACCGGCAATATTTTGCGCGACTACCTGACCGACCTGTTCCCGATTATGGAAGTGGGCACGAGCGCCAAAATGCTGTCGGTTGTCCCGTTGATGAAAGGCGGCGGCTTGTATGAAACAGGTGCGGGTGGTACTGCGCCGGTCTTGGTGAAGCAATTGCTGGAAGAGAACCACCTAAGCTGGGATTCCTTGGGTGAGTTTCTGGCGCTGACGGTTTCGTTTGAACAGGTGGCGAGACAATACGGCAGCAATAAAGCCAAAGTGCTGTCGGTCACGTTGGATGAGGCTATCGGCAATGTGTTGTTGAGCGATAAGTCACCAAAGCCGCGCACCGGCGAATTGGATACACGCGGCAATCACTTCTATTTGGCGATGTATTGGGCGCAAGCGCTTGCCAAGCAAACCGAAGAGCCGGAAATGGCTGAACATTTCGGCAAGCTGGCGCAAGTCCTGACGGAAAATGAAGAAAACATCATTACCGAGATTAGGAATGTTCAGGGGCAGCCAGTTGATATTGGCGGTCATTTCTTTGCCGATTCCGCAAAGACCAAAGCGGTGATGCGTCCGAGTGCGACCTTCACGAATGCCATTATGGCGGCACGTATGCCGGGCTTTAGTGCGGCGGAGTTAGACGTTCCTCACTGA